One Malania oleifera isolate guangnan ecotype guangnan chromosome 10, ASM2987363v1, whole genome shotgun sequence genomic region harbors:
- the LOC131166792 gene encoding nifU-like protein 3, chloroplastic: MEAVSRQTQALKAKPTTAAFAPSLPSTKPPSSSHVVAFKGSSSDSNGFSSTQNPFLRGQFHGRHFLGFSSNRRLRHRPGIVVSPTCVLPLTEENVERVLEEVRPGLMADGGNVALHEIDGLVVVLKLQGACGSCPSSTMTLKMGIETRLRDKIPEIQAVEQILDTETGLDLNEENVEKVLAEIRPYLAGTGGGLLELVEMKEYVVKVRLSGPAAKVMTVRVALTQKLREKIPAIAAIQLVN; this comes from the exons atggaAGCAGTGTCACGGCAAACACAGGCTCTGAAGGCAAAACCAACGACAGCTGCCTTTGCCCCATCTCTTCCTTCAACCAAACCACCCTCATCTTCCCATGTTGTGGCTTTCAAG GGTTCCTCTTCAGATTCCAATGGTTTTTCTTCAACGCAGAATCCTTTTCTCAGAGGTCAATTTCATGGCAGGCATTTCCTTGGATTCAGCTCGAATCGTCGCCTGAGACATCGGCCAG GAATTGTGGTTTCACCAACGTGTGTACTTCCGTTGACTGAAGAAAATGTGGAGAGAGTTTTGGAGGAGGTGCGACCTGGCCTTATGGCGGACGGGGGAAATGTGGCTCTGCATGAAATTGATGGCCTTGTTGTGGTATTAAAGCTGCAAGGTGCATGTGGGTCATGCCCGAGCTCCACGATGACGCTAAAGATGGGAATCGAAACGCGACTCCGGGATAAGATCCCAGAAATCCAAGCAGTCGAGCAAATCCTAGACACAGAAACAGGCCTGGACTTGAATGAAGAAAATGTTGAGAAG GTTCTTGCTGAAATTAGGCCGTACCTGGCTGGAACAGGAGGTGGATTGCTAGAGCTTGTTGAAATGAAGGAATATGTTGTCAAAGTGCGGTTGAGCGGGCCTGCAGCCAAGGTCATGACTGTGCGTGTCGCTTtgacccagaaattaagagaaAAAATACCGGCCATTGCAGCCATCCAACTTGTAAATTGA